The Arabidopsis thaliana chromosome 5, partial sequence genomic interval GATAGACTAAGAGGATTTaaggttttcttttattttattttatttttaatgattttctaatagagattttatatttactatatattttgtcaCAGATATCAAAAACTGattgtaaaaatttatttattgttttggataaatctaaattaattattttcttgaagTTTATAATTCACCATCAATAGTCAGTAACTAATAAAAATGCATTAAAACAACAAGTCTATTAATTCTAGGTTTTCTTCGTAAATTAGTTTGAAGgtataaaaccctaattcgaaAACCTCCCCAAATCAGGAAATAATGACGAcgaaaaagaggaagaaataaTCAAAGTCTCCTCCGACGAcgtttctttctttaccaGACGATATATATCGCTTTCAATTGTTTGGCTCGTATCTCGAGATTCCATTATCCAACTCTATCACTCGTCTCCAAGGGTTTCCGATCACTCATCGCTTCGCCTGAGCTCGAGGCCACACGTTCCTTCATTGGGGAAACCGAGAATCACCTTTGTGTCTGCTTAAACctcaacaagaacaacaactaTAATCCTCGCTGGTTCACACTTTCCCCGATAGCCAAACAGAAATTGAAATCCATCCCTTGGCATCGTCATCAATATCCCAAATCCTCAACAGTTGTTGCAAATGGTTCAGATATTTACATAGTCGGAGGCTTCGTTTGCGGAACAAGTAGCAAGAGAGTATTTGTTTTCGATAGTCGATCTCATCAATGGCGTAGACTCCACGACATGCGTTTACCTCGTGTTTCTGCAGTTGTAAATATAGTTGACAAGAAGATCTATGTTATTGGAGGCTACAAGCCCAGGAATATCAAAGATTGTGGAGAGGTTTATGATCCAAATACCCAAACTTGGGAGCCATTATTGCCCACGACAGTAAATCTCACCATTCAAAACTGTGTGGTTTCAGGTGGCTTGGTAATGGGCGGGAAACGTTATACAACGAATGGCACGAAAATGAACACTTGCTTTGTAGAGTTAGAGAACTTGCTGTTGGGTCTAAGTGAAACGTATAGAGATCTAGTGTGGCGTGAACTGAAGGAAGATGTTTGGCGTGTGGTTAGGGGACTTGAACAACTGTCtcacaatcaaaattttactTATGTGGGAAACTCCGGCGGAGGGAGAAGAGTGGCCATTTGGTGGAAGTCGATGGTGGTGTTTCGCCCTCGAGGTCGTAGCCACTCGACTAAGAAATGTAAAACGGAGATTTGGTGTGCAGAAATTTCAGTTGAGAGACGCGGTTTAGGAGAGCTTTGGGGaagatttagttttagttttcgagatagttttatatatatttttttgtgggAGTTTTTTTGAACATCTTGAATCTGATTTCAAGAGATAATACACAAAATTAAATTGGTGTTGTATCTCTAAATTACTAAATAAGCAGTTGCCTAAGAACATAAATATCATCCCACGCTACTTGTGAAAGAGTTTATCGTTGGGTTAGGTATGACCTTTAACTCTTGCGTGAAATAATGTTCTCGAATTTAGACCTTCCACTATATGTCCCTTCGCTTCAATTCTTGTTTCTCATATACAAGATTTGACTATggggttttctttttgttcgcAACGCACGAATTTATTTTGATCATATTCCTTGGTTGGTAAATATTTGGATTATAATGTTGCATATCAATAACACCTCCTTGGTTTGCTTTTTCTAATGCATCTATGAAACCCGGTAGCGAGAATATCTctctattttatattataaaagtttAATCGTGATATTCTTAAAACTATCTTAGATCTCGGAAATTTTCCTAAATTTCCATTTATAAATGTTTCCgaaattttagggtttagcttAGTCGTAGTAAACATGCGTTGATGCTAGACCTAGACggagtaaaataaataaatagatcGAAGGTAAAAAAAGCTCCTATCTAAAATCAAAGCACAGAAACCCTAAAGCCTCCCAGAAAGGCAGAAACAGAACACCATGTTTTGCTCGTGTCTCgagattgtttttttccttgcCGGAAGACATCATTCTCAATTTCCATCGTTACCGGACGAAAATGAGACGAACAAATCATCAGACTCTCCTCCGACAGTATTTTCATCGTTACCGGACGAATTAATTCTCAATTGTTTGGCTCGTGTCTCGAGATTCTACCGTCCATCTCTGTCCTTGGTCAACAAGGAATTCCAATCTCTCATCGCTTCTCCTGATCTCGAGGCCACGCGCTCCCGCATAGGAGTAACAGAGAATCACCTCTATGTCTGCTTGGAGTCGAATAAGAACAACCCTAATCCTCGCTGGTTCACACTTGCACCAATTCCCAAAGAACAGAAAGTGAAACCTATCATCCCTTCGTTTCCTTATCAACATCCCACATCATCAACTTTTGTCTCTATTGGCTCAGAGATTTACATCATCGGAGGCTTCGTTAAGCGAAAGAGAAGCAGGAGAGTCTTGGTTCTCGATTGTCGATCTCATCAATGTCGTAGGCTCCCCAACATGGCTCTACCTCGAGTTTCTGCAGCCGCTGATGTCATCGACGGTAAGATCTACGTGGTTGGAGGATCAAAGTCTAAAAATATCGACAATTGGGGAGAAGTTTTTGATCCAGAGACCCAAACGTGGGAGCCAATATTTCCCACAACAGTTGATCTCACCACTCAAAAGAGTGTGTTTCCAGGTAAATTGGTTATGGGTGGGAAAGTTTATGACATGGATGGGTTGAAAGTTAACTTGAACCTGAATAGTTGCGTGGTAGAGATAGACAACATGATGTGCCAAATATCAGTTTGCAAAGGGATACTAGTTTGGTATGATTCAGAGGAAGATTTGGTGTGGAATAAGGTAAGAGGACTTGAAGGACTACTGCCCCGTAATTCATATTTTCCTTGCTATCTTGTTTCGGTTGCAAATCATGACCGAGGAAGAAGAGTGACAGTTTGGTGGCAGTCGATGGTGTTTGACCGTCTAGGTCTCGATTGGACTAAGGAAGGTAAAACGGAGATTTGGTGTGCCGAGATATCGTTGGAGAGACGCGGTTTTGGAGAGCTTTGGGGATTCGTCGAATGGTCAAAGAAAGTGTTTACTTATGACGGATGTGATTCTCCTTCAGATTTCTTTTTGCATTCCGCTATTGTGACTTATTGATTAGGATTTGTTGGAATGTTTCTAGAACATTTATTACTATTGACTTTGATTTCAATTAttgaactttttcttttcgtaTCAATCATTTGCTTTCATTTGTAGTTTCTTTACACAAGATTGTCTTTGaatgttaatattttgtagTGGCTACAAAACAAGTAAATCTAATCAATAGAGGCCCATTTAAGGCCCATTAAACcttgaatattaaaaattgattcagagttagaaaaagaaaagaaacacatGACCCCTAAATCGAGAGGCTTCgttaggagaaggagaagcagaaGAGTGTTGGTTCTCGATTGTCGATCTCAACAATGGCGTAGTCTCCCCAAAATGCGTCAACCTCGAGCTTCTCCTGCCGCGTATGTTAAGGATGGTCTGATCATTGTGATTGGAGGTTGCAGGTCCAAGAATATCGAGACTTGGGGAGAGATTTATGATCTAAAGACCAATACTTGGGGGCGAATACTGCTCCAATCACATGATCCCACAGTTCAAAATGCTTACTTGAATCGCTTTAAACCTAACTTGCAGACGAATGCTTGCTATGTAGAGATTGACAAGGTGTCGTGCCTGATATTTTTATCCGATGGGAAGCTATTTTGGCGTGAAACAAAGCAAGGTTTTGAGAGGTGTAGTGTTATATTGGGAGATGATGAGCAAGTGTCCTCTTATCAACTTGTTTCGGTGGCAAACGCCGCCGGAGGAGGAAGAGTGACAGTTTGGTGGAAGTCGGGGTTAAAAGTTCTGGATCTCTTAAGTGGCACTGAGACTTGGGAATGTTACACA includes:
- a CDS encoding galactose oxidase/kelch repeat protein; this encodes FHYPTLSLVSKGFRSLIASPELEATRSFIGETENHLCVCLNLNKNNNYNPRWFTLSPIAKQKLKSIPWHRHQYPKSSTVVANGSDIYIVGGFVCGTSSKRVFVFDSRSHQWRRLHDMRLPRVSAVVNIVDKKIYVIGGYKPRNIKDCGEVYDPNTQTWEPLLPTTVNLTIQNCVVSGGLVMGGKRYTTNGTKMNTCFVELENLLLGLSETYRDLVWRELKEDVWRVVRGLEQLSHNQNFTYVGNSGGGRRVAIWWKSMVVFRPRGRSHSTKKCKTEIWCAEISVERRGLGELWGRFSFSFRDSFIYIFLWEFF
- a CDS encoding Galactose oxidase/kelch repeat superfamily protein (Galactose oxidase/kelch repeat superfamily protein; CONTAINS InterPro DOMAIN/s: F-box domain, cyclin-like (InterPro:IPR001810), Galactose oxidase/kelch, beta-propeller (InterPro:IPR011043), Kelch repeat type 1 (InterPro:IPR006652), Kelch related (InterPro:IPR013089), Kelch-type beta propeller (InterPro:IPR015915); BEST Arabidopsis thaliana protein match is: Galactose oxidase/kelch repeat superfamily protein (TAIR:AT3G46050.1); Has 2433 Blast hits to 2217 proteins in 132 species: Archae - 6; Bacteria - 135; Metazoa - 1063; Fungi - 1; Plants - 1170; Viruses - 13; Other Eukaryotes - 45 (source: NCBI BLink).), producing the protein MFCSCLEIVFFLAGRHHSQFPSLPDENETNKSSDSPPTVFSSLPDELILNCLARVSRFYRPSLSLVNKEFQSLIASPDLEATRSRIGVTENHLYVCLESNKNNPNPRWFTLAPIPKEQKVKPIIPSFPYQHPTSSTFVSIGSEIYIIGGFVKRKRSRRVLVLDCRSHQCRRLPNMALPRVSAAADVIDGKIYVVGGSKSKNIDNWGEVFDPETQTWEPIFPTTVDLTTQKSVFPGKLVMGGKVYDMDGLKVNLNLNSCVVEIDNMMCQISVCKGILVWYDSEEDLVWNKSMVFDRLGLDWTKEGKTEIWCAEISLERRGFGELWGFVEWSKKVFTYDGCDSPSDFFLHSAIVTY
- a CDS encoding Galactose oxidase/kelch repeat superfamily protein (Galactose oxidase/kelch repeat superfamily protein; CONTAINS InterPro DOMAIN/s: Galactose oxidase/kelch, beta-propeller (InterPro:IPR011043), Kelch repeat type 1 (InterPro:IPR006652), Kelch related (InterPro:IPR013089), Kelch-type beta propeller (InterPro:IPR015915); BEST Arabidopsis thaliana protein match is: Galactose oxidase/kelch repeat superfamily protein (TAIR:AT5G03020.1); Has 525 Blast hits to 513 proteins in 25 species: Archae - 0; Bacteria - 11; Metazoa - 36; Fungi - 0; Plants - 477; Viruses - 0; Other Eukaryotes - 1 (source: NCBI BLink).) yields the protein MTPKSRGFVRRRRSRRVLVLDCRSQQWRSLPKMRQPRASPAAYVKDGLIIVIGGCRSKNIETWGEIYDLKTNTWGRILLQSHDPTVQNAYLNRFKPNLQTNACYVEIDKVSCLIFLSDGKLFWRETKQGFERCSVILGDDEQVSSYQLVSVANAAGGGRVTVWWKSGLKVLDLLSGTETWECYTNIRCAEISFERRGLRELWGFVEWSREVFTVDGYDDTYDFFLNSAIVTY